From the Mycobacterium sp. DL592 genome, the window CTTGTCCACGGTGGGCGAGCCGGAGCGATAGGTGACCTTGTTCTCGATTCCGGACGCGTTGATGACATCGGTGGATTCGACGGTCACGGTGTTGTTCATCCCGGAGACCTCCACCCGGGTGCAGTGCCCGGTGATCACCACGGTGTTCTCCACCCCGCTGATCGACACCGGGTTGTCACTGCACGCGATGGTCTTGTTCTCCTGGATGCCCGAGACATTGACGGTCGCCCCGGGTGCCGCGGTCTCGACGGTGCCGGCCGTGGTGGGGGCTCCAGGCTTTTCGGGTTCGGCGGTCGGACTGGGGTTTTCCGGCCGGGTGGTCGGGCTGAACGGCCCCCCACCCCCGGAGATGCGCGGCGTCGTCGGCGTCGACGTGACCGTCTTGGTCGCGAACATCGAGGTCATTGCGATGACGCCGCCACCGATCACAAGGCCAACCACCAAGAGCCCCAACACAATCCAGCCGACCTTCATCCCGGCCGACGACGGCGGCTGCACGGGAGGAGTCGGGATCGGCGGGCCGTAATACCCCGGCGGCGGAGGCGGCGGCATCGGCGGGGGCGCCCACGCGGGGGGCTGCTGACCCATCGGCGTGGTGCCCAGTTCCACCGGGCCCGCCCCGCCGGTCAACGGGCGCTCGAGTTCCTGAATCCGCTTCTCGGGATCGTCTTCGGGGTTCATGGCCTCAACTGTCGAGCGCGTGAGCGGCCAGCTGCCGCTCCACTGAAGCCTCATTGTGAGCCATCAGTGGATGATTCGGCGGCAAAGCCGCCAGCCGGACGTCACCGCCGTAGTGCGCGATCACACGGTGGTCCATCACCCGGCGCCACAGCGGCGGCACCAGCGTCAGCGGAAGCATCGCCGCGTAACCGGCGGGCAGCTCCGGCGCTTCGTCGAAGTGCCGCAGCGCCTGATAGGGCCGCATCGGGTTGGCGTGGTGGTCGGAGTGCCGCGGCAGGTGGAACAGGAACAGGTTGGACAGCACGCTGTTGCTGTTCCAGCTGTGCGCGGGCCGCACCCGTTCGTAGCGGCCGTCGGGCAGCTTCTGCCTGCGCAGGCCGTAATGCTCCATGTAGTTGACCATCTCGAGCAGGCAGATACCCACCAATGCCTGACCGAACAGCCACGGCAGCACGACGGGGCCGAACCAGACGGCCAAGCCCGCGTAGAGCACCACGCTCATCGGCCAGGCGCGCAGCACCTCGTTGTGCCAGGACCACGGTGACTCGCCATGCCGGGCCAGGCGTCTGGCCTCCAGCCGCCACGCCGTCTGCACTCGGCCGGCCACCGAGCGCGGTAGGAACCGATAGAAGCTTTCGCCGAACCAGGAACTGGTCGGATCCTCGGGAGTCGCGACCCGCACGTGGTGGCCGTGGTTGTGCTCGACGGGGAAGTGGCCGTACCAGCATTGGGCGAGCGCGATCTTGCTCAGCCGCTTCTCGGTGCGCTCGCTGGTGTGCCCGATCTCGTGGGCGACGTTGATGGCGCACCCGCCGACGATGCCGACCGCCAGCATCAGCCCCAGCTTGTCCAGCCAGCTCATCGACAGCCAGCCGCCGCCCGCCCACAGCCAGCACGCGAACGCCAGCGACAGATACTGGCATGGCAGATAGAGGTATGTCGCCCAGCGGTAGAACCGGTCTTTCTCCAGCGACAGCAGCGCACCGTCGGAGGGCCCCTTGCTGTCGGCGCCGCCGAGGTAGTCCAGCAGCGGGCCGATCCCGAAGACCAGCACCAGCCCCAGCCACCAGAAGGCGGGGCTTCCGATGAAGAACACGCACAGCCATGACAGCCCGACCATCCCCGGCATGATCGTGCTGAACAACCACAGATAGCGCTTGCGATCTCGCCAATGAGGCACCGCGGCAGTAGAGGACGCCGGTGAGGCCATGGTGAGTGTTTACCGTTTCGAGACCAAGACCGCAAACGATCGGTGAATTGCCACCACCGCGTGTCGGCGACAGGTTGGTCATACCTGGGCGACGCCCGACCGCGGTCCCGACGCAGGCGGTGCAGCCGTCGTGGTGTTGCCTTGTCTGCGCTGAGCAACGAAGGCGCCCGCACTCCGCCCGGCTGCGCCGCCGAACAGGTATCTTCCCTGTCGGAAGTTTCCCTAGTCGTGGGGGTCACATGGCTGAGGTGACCGCGGACCGCACTCCCGGTCGTGCCTATCGGACGCTGCTGACCCAGGGCACGCTCTACACCACCGGCACCCAGCTGGCCAACGTCTCGGTGGTGCTGCCGTTCATCTGTGCCCAGCAGGGTTACTTCTGGGCGGCCGGGCTGCTCTACCCGGCCTATAGCATCGGCATCGTCATCGGGAACTCGCTGTCACCCTATGTTCTGCAGCGCGCACGGCACCTCAAGCATCTCGTCATCGCCACCACCACCGGACTGATGGCCACCCTGGTGGCGATCAGTGCCGTCTCGGCGTGGACCCGGTTGTTCATCGCCGGCATCTTCCTGTCGGTGTCGCTGGCCACCGGCGTGGTGGCGGGTATCTCGAAAGTGGCCTACTCCGAGGTCGTTTCGAGCAAGCTCGAGGATCACCGGCGCAGCGACCTGGTGCTCACCCAGGGTGCGATCGGTGCGATCGGCGCCATCGCCACCACATTGATGCTGCTGCCGTTCCTGGCCCAACGCGATCCCGACCACAGCCGCCTGGACGTGCTGTGGCTGGGTGCTTCGGGTCTGGTGGCCGCCGCGATCGCGGCGCTGTTCATCGGCCCGGTCCAGGCGTCCGCCGACCAGCGGGTGACCTTCGCCGACACCTACCGCGACGGCATGCGGGCCGCGAAGTCCGAATCCTGGTTCCGCCGTTACGCGCTGATTCAGCTGGTATTCGTCCCGGTCAGCCTGGGCACGTCCTTCTACAGCATCCATGCCTCGGTTAACCACAGCGATACCGCGGGGAGTCTGCACGTGCTGGTCATCTCCTCCAGCGTCGGCATGGTCGTGGGGTCGCTCTTCTGGCGCTTCGTCAGCCGGACCCTGGGCGTACGGGGGATGCTCATCAACAGTGCACTGCTGGGCACCGCGGCGGCGGCGATCTGCGTGGTGATGGAGTACCGCGACGACCTGAACCACATCTGGATCTACGGCATCGTGTTCATCCTGGCGACCATGGCCAACCAGGCGATCTTCAGTGCGGGCCTGGCCTGGGTCGGTGCGTACGCCGCCGACCACAACCGGGCGACGCTGATCGGATTCGGCTCCCTGCTGATCGCGGTGGAGTCCTCGATCCTGGGTGCCGCGCTTGGGGCCGTCGCCCAGAATGCCGCGGTGGTCGGACCGATCCTCACTCTCCTGGTGCTCAATGTCGGCGCCGGGGTGGCGGCGGTCGTCGTCGCGCCGTCGGGACGCGGTTGACGGCGCTTTCACAGTTTGCGTCCCAGCTGCCGCGGGTAGGCTCGCCAGATGTTGACACCTGTACGCGTCGGCGCTGCCGCGTTCCTCCTGCCCATCGCGTTCGTCACGGCCTGCTCGTCGAATGGGTCCACCAACCAGGCGACTTCGTCGACCACCTCCGGTACGGCCGCGGCAGGCGCGGAAAGCATTGTGA encodes:
- a CDS encoding DUF3060 domain-containing protein, coding for MNPEDDPEKRIQELERPLTGGAGPVELGTTPMGQQPPAWAPPPMPPPPPPGYYGPPIPTPPVQPPSSAGMKVGWIVLGLLVVGLVIGGGVIAMTSMFATKTVTSTPTTPRISGGGGPFSPTTRPENPSPTAEPEKPGAPTTAGTVETAAPGATVNVSGIQENKTIACSDNPVSISGVENTVVITGHCTRVEVSGMNNTVTVESTDVINASGIENKVTYRSGSPTVDKSGFDNVVGQG
- a CDS encoding alkane 1-monooxygenase translates to MASPASSTAAVPHWRDRKRYLWLFSTIMPGMVGLSWLCVFFIGSPAFWWLGLVLVFGIGPLLDYLGGADSKGPSDGALLSLEKDRFYRWATYLYLPCQYLSLAFACWLWAGGGWLSMSWLDKLGLMLAVGIVGGCAINVAHEIGHTSERTEKRLSKIALAQCWYGHFPVEHNHGHHVRVATPEDPTSSWFGESFYRFLPRSVAGRVQTAWRLEARRLARHGESPWSWHNEVLRAWPMSVVLYAGLAVWFGPVVLPWLFGQALVGICLLEMVNYMEHYGLRRQKLPDGRYERVRPAHSWNSNSVLSNLFLFHLPRHSDHHANPMRPYQALRHFDEAPELPAGYAAMLPLTLVPPLWRRVMDHRVIAHYGGDVRLAALPPNHPLMAHNEASVERQLAAHALDS
- a CDS encoding MFS transporter; this translates as MAEVTADRTPGRAYRTLLTQGTLYTTGTQLANVSVVLPFICAQQGYFWAAGLLYPAYSIGIVIGNSLSPYVLQRARHLKHLVIATTTGLMATLVAISAVSAWTRLFIAGIFLSVSLATGVVAGISKVAYSEVVSSKLEDHRRSDLVLTQGAIGAIGAIATTLMLLPFLAQRDPDHSRLDVLWLGASGLVAAAIAALFIGPVQASADQRVTFADTYRDGMRAAKSESWFRRYALIQLVFVPVSLGTSFYSIHASVNHSDTAGSLHVLVISSSVGMVVGSLFWRFVSRTLGVRGMLINSALLGTAAAAICVVMEYRDDLNHIWIYGIVFILATMANQAIFSAGLAWVGAYAADHNRATLIGFGSLLIAVESSILGAALGAVAQNAAVVGPILTLLVLNVGAGVAAVVVAPSGRG